TTCCATCGCCGACCGCCGGTCGGGGGCTCCCGGCGGCGTCACCCTCGTGTGACACTGGTGACCGACCACCGTGGTCCTTGTGGTGTCGACGGACGCGGGTGCACCCTCGATTCGCGAGCGTCGACGCTCCGTCGGTCGAGGGATCCGTCGGTCGAGGTGTCCGTCGGTCGAGGGGTACCGTCGATGGAGGAGTTCGCCCGAGAGAGCGAGCGCCGATTGGGTCGCGCTCACCGCCCTCGTTCGCGATCGAGATACTGCACCGCCTCCTCGTCGGGCACCTGTCCGAACTCCCGGTAGAACCGGCCGACCGCGCCGAAGTAGGCGGGCGTCTCGACGCAGATCACGTCGTCGGCCTCGCGTTCGAGCATCTCGACGGAGTCCGGCGGGGCGACCGGCGCGGCGACGATCACCCGATCCGCGCCGGCGGCGTACGTGGTCCTGACGCAGGCGAGCGTCGTCGCGCCCGTCGCGATGCCGTCGTCGACGACGAGCGCGGTCTTGCCCCGGAGGTCGAGCGGCGGCCGGTCGCCGCGGTAGCGCGCCGCCTTCTCTCGCGCCGCCTCGGCCTGCCGCTCGCGCTCGTCGTCGAGATAGCCCTCGGTGACGCCGAGGCTGGCGACGAGGTCGTCGTTGATCCACGTCGCGCCGTCGGCCCCGACGGCCCCGACGGCGAGTTCCGGGTTACCCGGCGCGCCGAGCTTGCGCGCGACGACCACGTCGAGGGGCAGGTCGAGGGCGTCCGCGACGGCCCGACCCACCGGGAGGCCGCCGCGCGGTATCGCGAGGACGATGTCGGCCTCGACGCCGCGCGATTCGAGCACCTCGGCGAGCTGTCGTCCCCCTTCCGTGCGGTCCGTGAACACGAGTCGTTCACCCGGACGAACTACGGGACTGCGGCGTATGACCCTTTTGCCGGCTCGAACGGGTACCGTTCAGATACGAGTCGTCGAGTCGAACGCGCCGACGTGACGGCCTCGAACGCCCCCTCCCGCTCGACGGCTGCGAACCGCACTGCGCGCGCCTCCGGCGTGCTTATGGGTTCTCGCTCGCCGAGCGGTCGGCCCGTTCACTCCCACCCCCCGTGGGTGCTCGTCCGGCGGCCGCGTACGGAACACTGCCCCCTCGAACGCGCTCGCGGGCGCGTCCCGGTCAGTCGTCGGGATCGTCGGGGGCGTCCGACGCCGGGGCGTCGGTCCCGTCCAGTTCGTCCACGAGGTCGCTCGCGAGGCCCGTGTACCCGGCCGGGGTGAGCGCGCGCAGTTCGTCGCGGACGGACTCGTCCACGTCGAGGTCGTCGAACAGCGCCCGGAAGTCGTCGAGGGTGACCTCCCGCCCCCGCGTGAGCGCCTTCACCCGCTCGTAGGCGTCCTCGTGGCCCTCCCGGCGGAGGATCGTCTGGACCGCCTCGCCGACGACGGCGGGCGTGGCCTCGAGTTCCTCGCGCATGACGCGCTCGTTGGGAACGACCTTCCCCAGCCCGGTCCGGAGCTTCGTATAACCGATGAGGCAGTGGGCGAACGCCGCGCCGATATTACGCTTCACGGTGGAGTCGGAGAGGTCGCGCTGGAGGCGCGAGGTCGTCACGTAGTCGGCGAGAAAGACGAGGTCGGCGTTCGCCTTCGAGAGGTTCCCCTCGCTGTTCTCGAAGTCGATGGGGTTGACCTTGTGGGGCATCGTCGAACTCCCCGTCTCGCCCGCGGCGGCCTCCTGGCCGAGGTAGCGGTCGCTGACGTAGAGCCACACGTCGCGATCCAGGTCGAGTAGCACGTCGTTGACCCGGCGGAACGCGTCGAACAGTTCGGCGAGGTCGTCGCAGGGGTTCACCTGGGTCGCGAGCGGGAGGTGGGCG
The Halomarina pelagica DNA segment above includes these coding regions:
- a CDS encoding phosphoribosyltransferase, with protein sequence MFTDRTEGGRQLAEVLESRGVEADIVLAIPRGGLPVGRAVADALDLPLDVVVARKLGAPGNPELAVGAVGADGATWINDDLVASLGVTEGYLDDERERQAEAAREKAARYRGDRPPLDLRGKTALVVDDGIATGATTLACVRTTYAAGADRVIVAAPVAPPDSVEMLEREADDVICVETPAYFGAVGRFYREFGQVPDEEAVQYLDRERGR